The proteins below come from a single Aspergillus oryzae RIB40 DNA, chromosome 5 genomic window:
- a CDS encoding class I SAM-dependent methyltransferase (SAM-dependent methyltransferases): METILSSCLYDPNLKTKFYIPRFTHRLLIAHAWGITPGQRILDIGCGQGESCLVLAHLVGRTGHITGIDIAQPEYGSPYTVKESHDYVRKSELGSRITFLRSDTPSFLRDLHRPAREVFDSVALFHSLWYFPNSQSVYDLFRTLAVDAQAPRVYLCEYSYEISLEEQNVHALAAQTQRLFYRYRRPRAPGDLEQNVRAGLDQASILEAARGAGYRVVRDGKVTPDPSFLEGHFEVQYVEGEKFMRRVKEEALTEAQESEILASLARLREVHEEWKRAGHETVRNLDIWWAVLELGA, translated from the coding sequence ATGGAAACAATCCTATCCAGCTGCCTCTACGACCCCAATCTCAAAACCAAATTCTATATCCCCCGCTTCACGCACCGTCTCCTAATCGCCCACGCCTGGGGAATCACCCCAGGGCAAAGGATCCTCGACATCGGCTGCGGTCAGGGAGAATCATGCCTCGTATTAGCCCACCTAGTCGGGCGCACCGGCCACATAACCGGGATCGACATCGCGCAGCCCGAATACGGCAGTCCCTACACGGTGAAAGAGTCGCACGACTACGTGAGGAAATCCGAGCTAGGATCACGGATTACATTCCTTCGCTCCGACACGCCGTCTTTCCTGCGCGATTTGCACCGGCCCGCGCGCGAGGTCTTCGACTCCGTCGCGCTCTTCCATAGTCTCTGGTATTTTCCGAATAGCCAGAGCGTGTATGATCTTTTCCGGACGTTGGCGGTCGATGCCCAGGCGCCCAGGGTGTATCTGTGCGAGTACTCGTATGAGATCTCGCTGGAGGAACAGAATGTGCATGCTCTAGCGGCTCAGACGCAGAGGCTGTTCTATCGGTATCGACGGCCTCGTGCGCCTGGGGACCTAGAGCAGAATGTCCGTGCGGGGCTTGACCAGGCGTCGATTTTGGAGGCGGCCCGGGGGGCTGGATATAGAGTGGTCAGGGATGGGAAGGTCACGCCTGACCCTAGCTTTCTCGAGGGCCACTTTGAGGTGCAGTatgtggagggggagaagTTCATGCGCCGAGTCAAGGAGGAGGCGCTTACGGAGGCGCAGGAGAGTGAGATCCTCGCTTCTCTGGCGCGTCTGCGGGAGGTCCATGAGGAATGGAAGCGGGCGGGGCATGAGACAGTGAGGAATTTGGATATTTGGTGGGCTGTGCTGGAGCTGGGCGCTTGA